From one Lycium ferocissimum isolate CSIRO_LF1 chromosome 7, AGI_CSIRO_Lferr_CH_V1, whole genome shotgun sequence genomic stretch:
- the LOC132062636 gene encoding uncharacterized protein LOC132062636, with the protein MDDNFKKLFEAIKVNNSADKAADSEAPEHQTDAGIQLTPEENLRHDSTIQTSPPKHDDESIKGVGPKLHEEVPEIVVTAENLRADTRKASFEEINRTNEGTFNSTEVNFTFNLIDLFKILLYLTFINFFFFLGNGRKDAH; encoded by the exons ATGGATGACAACTTCAAGAAGCTATTTGAAGCAATCAAGGTGAACAATTCTGCGGACAAG GCTGCCGATAGTGAGGCGCCGGAGCATCAAACTGATGCTGGGATACAGTTAACGCCTGAAGAAAACTTACGTCATGATTCTACCATTCAAACATCCCCTCCCAAACATGATGATGAGTCAATTAAG GGTGTTGGACCAAAGTTACATGAGGAAGTTCCGGAAATTGTAGTGACCGCCGAAAATTTAAGAGCAGATACACGTAAAGCTTCATTTGAAGAGATTAATCGGACGAACGAAGGAACTTTCAACTCAACAGAGGTAAATTTTACATTCAATCTTATAGATCTTTTCAAGATACTGCTATACTtaacatttattaatttttttttttttttagggaatgGTCGCAAAGATGCTCATTGA